A region of Epinephelus fuscoguttatus linkage group LG1, E.fuscoguttatus.final_Chr_v1 DNA encodes the following proteins:
- the LOC125896592 gene encoding protein disulfide isomerase Creld1 gives MGQMGVRMLHRSLLQAAWLCCLLAVQVHSCPDACSKCSSPKNNQCKECRAGWILHNNTCVDVDECGTELGICPTNTYCFNTDGSFECRDCDSACVGCMGSGPARCRKCASGYTLTGPKCLDIDECSDRVLACHGLDEICTNTEGSFRCDCAEGFIRRGGVCVRKQQPRVSPVQEKGLFEDIQDDEVEVLQQMLFGVVLCALATLAAKGDMVYTSVFMGAVAAMAGYWLSDRGDRLLDSFLKT, from the exons ATGGGACAGATGGGAGTAAGGATGCTTCACAGGAGTCTGCTGCAGGCTGCGTGGCTGTGTTGTCTGTTGGCTGTTCAGGTGCACAGCTGTCCAGATGCCTGCAGTAAGTGTTCAAGCCCCAAAAACAACCAGTGTAAGGAGTGCAGAGCGGGATGGATACTTCATAATAACACCTGTGTAG ATGTTGATGAGTGCGGCACTGAGCTGGGAATCTGTCCTACCAACACCTACTGCTTCAATACTGATGGGTCCTTTGAATGCAGAG ACTGTGACTCAGCCTGTGTGGGCTGTATGGGTAGCGGACCAGCACGCTGCAGGAAATGTGCCTCTGGGTACACACTGACAGGGCCCAAGTGTTTGG aCATAGATGAATGTAGTGACAGGGTGCTCGCCTGTCACGGTCTGGATGAGATCTGTACCAACACAGAGGGCTCTTTCCGCTGCGACTGTGCTGAAGGATTCATCCGTAGGGGCGGTGTCTGTGTGAGGAAGCAGCAGCCTC GCGTTTCTCCTGTGCAGGAGAAAGGTCTGTTTGAGGATATCcaggacgacgaggtggaggtgctgcagcagatgcTCTTCGGGGTGGTGCTGTGCGCTCTGGCCACACTGGCTGCAAAGGGAGATATGGTCTACACATCTGTATTCATGGGAGCAGTGGCAGCCATGGCAGGGTACTGGCTCTCTGACAGGGGAGACCGTTTGTTAGACAGCTTCCTCAAGACTTAA